One genomic window of Conyzicola nivalis includes the following:
- a CDS encoding ScbR family autoregulator-binding transcription factor: MARQERARITRDRLIDAAASTFCRLGYVATTTSDIANEAGATRGALYFHFTSKEKIARAVIEEEQRRAVEAGTHIMALNRSAVETMLLLCTDLARRLRADPIVQAGIRLATENANLDPPLRSPYRQWLETFSAIAARAVREGDFRDNVDPEAFARFLIPAYTGVQLVSDTFTGREDLMLRIREMWTFLFPAVVATDRAQDMQALLDELIPAE; the protein is encoded by the coding sequence ATGGCGCGACAGGAACGAGCGCGGATCACGCGAGACCGCCTCATCGACGCTGCCGCGAGCACCTTCTGCCGGCTCGGGTACGTGGCGACCACCACTTCGGATATCGCCAATGAGGCCGGCGCGACCCGCGGCGCGCTGTACTTCCACTTCACGTCGAAGGAGAAGATCGCGCGCGCGGTGATCGAGGAGGAGCAGCGGCGGGCAGTCGAGGCGGGCACCCACATCATGGCGCTGAATCGGTCGGCGGTCGAGACAATGCTGCTGCTGTGCACCGACCTCGCCCGGAGGCTCAGGGCGGACCCGATCGTGCAGGCGGGCATCCGGCTCGCCACCGAGAACGCGAACCTGGACCCGCCGCTGCGCTCGCCCTACCGGCAGTGGCTCGAGACCTTCTCGGCGATCGCCGCCCGGGCGGTCCGCGAGGGCGACTTCCGGGATAACGTCGACCCCGAGGCCTTCGCGCGGTTCCTGATCCCCGCCTACACCGGCGTTCAGCTGGTCTCCGACACTTTCACGGGGCGCGAAGACCTGATGCTGCGTATCCGGGAGATGTGGACGTTCCTCTTTCCCGCGGTGGTCGCGACCGATCGGGCGCAGGATATGCAGGCACTGCTCGACGAGCTCATCCCCGCCGAGTAG
- a CDS encoding SDR family NAD(P)-dependent oxidoreductase, giving the protein MTPTTLSGDSSIATWLDHPVGGPIIRDMLAQAGQSAEVMRPVRMLAIKRLVKLSKGAFTQEMIDGLVARVEAGEVPEGAAAAEAVEETADAPVEREPWVERIDSGRFSGKTIIVTGAGSGIGRATASRVAREGGRVIAVDISQERLDEFVGSIPGGDIVAVVANITDDDAIAAIVAAAGDRIDGLANIAGIMDDMTPVGEISDAVWKRVFSINVDGTMKLMRAVIPAMLAQASGSIVNTASEAALRGSAAGAAYTASKHAVVGLTKSGAFMYGPSGIRVNAVAPGPTITNIEATFASPLGAERVRVGMSVMPDAAESDALAASITFLLSDDGVNVNGVVLPSDGGWSAA; this is encoded by the coding sequence ATGACCCCCACCACACTCTCCGGAGACTCGTCCATCGCCACCTGGCTCGACCACCCCGTCGGCGGGCCGATCATCCGCGACATGCTCGCGCAGGCGGGCCAGAGCGCCGAGGTCATGCGCCCGGTGCGCATGCTCGCGATCAAGCGCCTGGTCAAGCTGAGCAAGGGCGCCTTCACCCAGGAGATGATCGACGGGCTCGTCGCGCGGGTCGAGGCCGGAGAAGTTCCCGAGGGCGCCGCCGCCGCCGAGGCGGTCGAAGAGACCGCGGATGCACCGGTGGAACGCGAACCGTGGGTGGAGCGTATCGACTCCGGACGTTTCAGCGGCAAGACGATCATCGTCACCGGCGCCGGATCGGGCATCGGCCGGGCGACCGCGTCGCGCGTCGCGCGCGAGGGCGGCCGCGTCATCGCCGTCGACATCTCGCAGGAGCGCCTCGACGAGTTCGTCGGCTCGATCCCGGGCGGCGACATCGTCGCGGTCGTCGCGAACATCACCGACGACGACGCGATCGCAGCGATCGTCGCTGCCGCGGGCGACCGCATCGACGGCCTCGCCAACATCGCCGGCATCATGGACGACATGACACCGGTCGGCGAGATCTCGGACGCCGTGTGGAAGCGCGTCTTCTCGATCAACGTCGACGGCACGATGAAGCTCATGCGCGCCGTCATCCCCGCGATGCTCGCCCAGGCGAGCGGTTCCATCGTGAACACCGCGTCGGAGGCGGCGCTGCGCGGCTCCGCGGCGGGCGCGGCCTACACGGCGTCGAAGCACGCGGTCGTCGGCCTCACCAAGAGCGGCGCGTTCATGTACGGGCCGAGCGGCATCCGCGTCAACGCGGTCGCGCCCGGACCCACGATCACCAACATCGAGGCGACCTTCGCGTCTCCCCTCGGCGCGGAGCGCGTGCGAGTCGGTATGTCGGTCATGCCCGACGCCGCCGAGAGCGATGCGCTCGCGGCATCCATCACCTTCCTGCTGAGCGATGACGGCGTCAATGTGAACGGCGTCGTGCTGCCCTCCGACGGCGGCTGGTCCGCCGCGTAG
- a CDS encoding ABC transporter permease has translation MSHQTAAPEEQQASSNRASATLRRFLGSAAGRNIGLVIALLLLIVVGAVTSGDRFTSISNVLTIVRLASVTGVLAIGMTFVIISGGIDLSVGSVLGLSSVVATLAAVQASAASFWPLMIIVALAVGLAAGVINGIIIAYGNVVAFMATLAMLIAARGFAEILSNRTTQTVKVRGFLEFSDGNFLGVPTLVWIFILVSAAGWILLNRTTFGRRTVAIGGNREAARLAGINVKRHIVYLYALSGLTAGIAGIMLTGRTTSGTSTHGTLYELDAIAAVVVGGTLLAGGRGTIVGTVLGILIFNVLTNIFTQNNLNTSVQAITKGAIIVIAVLIQQRFANRGVRKS, from the coding sequence ATGAGCCACCAGACCGCAGCCCCCGAAGAACAGCAGGCGAGTTCGAATCGGGCATCCGCCACCCTGCGCAGATTCCTCGGCAGCGCCGCCGGCCGCAACATCGGCCTCGTCATCGCGTTGCTGCTGCTCATCGTCGTGGGGGCGGTGACGAGCGGCGACCGATTCACGAGCATCAGCAACGTGCTGACGATCGTGCGGCTCGCGTCGGTGACCGGCGTGCTCGCGATCGGCATGACCTTCGTGATCATCTCGGGCGGCATCGACCTGTCGGTGGGCTCGGTGCTCGGACTGTCGTCGGTGGTGGCGACGCTCGCCGCCGTGCAGGCCTCGGCGGCGTCGTTCTGGCCGCTCATGATCATCGTCGCCCTGGCCGTCGGCCTCGCAGCGGGCGTGATCAACGGCATCATCATCGCCTACGGAAACGTGGTGGCCTTCATGGCCACCCTCGCGATGCTCATCGCCGCGCGCGGTTTCGCCGAGATCCTCTCGAACCGCACGACCCAGACCGTGAAGGTGCGCGGCTTCCTCGAGTTCTCCGACGGCAACTTCCTGGGCGTTCCGACGCTCGTGTGGATCTTCATCCTCGTCTCCGCCGCCGGCTGGATCCTGCTCAACCGCACGACGTTCGGCCGTCGCACCGTCGCCATCGGCGGCAACCGCGAGGCCGCGCGCCTCGCCGGCATCAACGTGAAGCGACACATCGTCTACCTCTACGCACTGAGCGGTCTCACCGCCGGCATCGCCGGCATCATGCTCACGGGCCGCACCACGTCGGGCACCTCGACGCACGGCACGCTCTACGAGCTCGACGCGATCGCCGCGGTCGTCGTCGGCGGCACACTGCTCGCCGGAGGTCGCGGCACGATCGTCGGAACCGTCCTCGGCATCCTGATCTTCAACGTGCTCACGAACATCTTCACGCAGAACAACCTCAACACCTCGGTGCAGGCGATCACCAAGGGCGCGATCATCGTGATCGCGGTGCTCATCCAGCAGCGCTTCGCGAACCGCGGCGTGCGCAAGTCGTAG
- a CDS encoding sugar ABC transporter ATP-binding protein: MINDDHGSPLLEVRGVTKSFAGVAALKGVDFSIVPGEVHCVLGQNGAGKSTLIKVLAGVYTPEQGELLWRGESVTIADPTAALDLGIATMYQELDVVDGLTIAENIFLGHELSTGGVLKVREAHRRAKALLKRLGHGDLSPSREVGSLSPANKQIVSMARALSRDIRLIVMDEPSAVLDSEEVKNLFRVVRELTNDGIAVVYISHRLAEIREIGDRITVIKDGRTTASGLTVADTPTPKLITLMTGRDVENVFPPAVPIADDAEEVLRVEGLSVKGVFEPVSFSVRAGEIFGLAGLVGSGRSEILETIYGAIKPTAGEVSVLGKTVRGGSVPASVGNGIGLSPEERKSQGLILEQPIYRNVTLSSFARFARGGFLNEKLERSTARNQLESLELRPADPDRAVGLLSGGNQQKVMLARWLVHGTTVLLLDEPTRGVDVGARAEIYSLIRQLSAAKTAIVVVSSEIEEVLGLADRVLVIAEGETLDIVAATDIDESGVLDLVMKGSAA, from the coding sequence ATGATCAACGATGACCATGGTTCGCCCCTCCTCGAGGTGCGCGGAGTGACAAAGTCCTTCGCGGGGGTCGCCGCGCTCAAGGGCGTCGACTTTTCGATAGTCCCCGGCGAGGTGCACTGCGTGCTCGGCCAGAACGGCGCCGGAAAGTCCACCCTCATCAAGGTTCTCGCCGGCGTCTACACGCCCGAACAGGGCGAACTGCTCTGGCGCGGCGAGAGTGTGACGATCGCCGACCCGACCGCCGCCCTCGATCTCGGCATCGCCACGATGTACCAGGAGCTCGACGTCGTCGACGGCCTCACCATCGCCGAGAACATCTTCCTGGGCCACGAACTCTCGACCGGCGGAGTGCTGAAGGTGCGCGAGGCCCACCGGCGCGCGAAGGCCCTGCTGAAGCGCCTCGGTCACGGCGACCTGTCGCCGTCGCGGGAGGTTGGCTCCCTCTCGCCCGCCAACAAGCAGATCGTCTCCATGGCCAGGGCGCTCTCCCGTGACATCCGGCTCATCGTTATGGACGAACCGAGCGCCGTTCTCGACTCCGAAGAGGTGAAGAACCTGTTCCGAGTGGTGCGCGAGCTCACGAACGACGGCATCGCTGTCGTCTACATCTCGCACCGTCTCGCCGAGATCCGCGAGATCGGCGACCGCATCACCGTGATCAAAGACGGGCGCACCACCGCGAGCGGTCTCACCGTCGCCGACACCCCCACGCCGAAACTGATCACCCTGATGACGGGGCGCGACGTCGAGAACGTCTTCCCTCCGGCGGTTCCGATTGCGGATGACGCGGAGGAGGTACTCCGCGTCGAGGGCCTCTCGGTGAAAGGCGTCTTCGAACCGGTGTCGTTCAGCGTGCGCGCCGGCGAGATCTTCGGTCTCGCCGGGCTGGTCGGCTCGGGCCGTTCCGAGATTCTCGAAACGATCTACGGCGCGATCAAACCGACCGCCGGGGAGGTATCGGTGCTGGGCAAGACCGTGCGCGGCGGCTCGGTGCCCGCCTCGGTCGGCAACGGCATCGGGCTGTCGCCGGAGGAGCGCAAGAGCCAGGGTCTCATCCTCGAGCAGCCGATCTACCGCAACGTCACCCTGTCGTCGTTCGCCCGGTTCGCCCGCGGCGGTTTCCTCAACGAGAAGCTCGAGCGGTCGACCGCGCGCAACCAGCTCGAGTCGCTCGAGCTGCGGCCCGCCGACCCCGACCGCGCTGTCGGCCTGCTCTCCGGCGGCAACCAGCAGAAGGTCATGCTCGCCCGCTGGCTCGTGCACGGCACGACCGTGCTGCTGCTCGACGAGCCGACGCGCGGCGTCGACGTAGGTGCGCGCGCCGAGATCTACTCGCTGATCAGACAGCTCTCCGCCGCGAAGACCGCGATCGTCGTGGTCTCGAGCGAGATAGAAGAGGTGCTCGGTCTCGCCGACCGGGTGCTCGTGATCGCCGAGGGCGAGACCCTCGACATCGTGGCGGCCACAGACATCGACGAATCGGGCGTTCTCGACCTGGTTATGAAAGGAAGCGCAGCATGA
- a CDS encoding substrate-binding domain-containing protein, with protein MLSTRSSQRKTLALVGTTVVIAGLLAGCTTGTTDTPGSAPTNNTENDETGDTIVIGFSGPAADHGWLGAINSAAIAEAAKYPDIDLRVAEGTNDASLQISQVEGFINDKVDAIVLLPTDGAALTDVATKAMEAGIPVINVDREFSSTFAARATILGDNYGMGVSAGTYICEQVGDNPDAVIAEIAGIDSLPLTQDRSQGFADALDDCGLEVSNRVAADFTVAGGEAVTSQLLSAAPQIDALWNHDDDQGLGVLAAIESAGRDEFIMVGGAGSKNAMDLIKSGDSVLKATVIYPSTQAADGIRLARLVAQGKALGDLVEVEVPSRIVLNAPVVTSENVDKYLPTAFES; from the coding sequence ATGCTTTCCACCCGCTCATCGCAGCGCAAAACGCTCGCGCTCGTCGGAACCACCGTCGTGATCGCCGGGCTGCTCGCCGGCTGCACGACCGGCACCACCGACACCCCCGGCTCCGCCCCCACGAACAACACCGAGAACGACGAGACCGGCGACACCATCGTCATCGGCTTCTCGGGCCCCGCCGCCGACCACGGCTGGCTCGGCGCCATCAACTCGGCGGCGATCGCCGAGGCCGCGAAGTACCCCGACATCGACCTTCGGGTCGCGGAGGGCACCAATGACGCGAGCCTGCAGATCAGCCAAGTCGAAGGTTTCATCAACGACAAGGTCGACGCGATCGTGCTGCTGCCGACCGACGGCGCGGCGCTGACCGACGTGGCCACCAAGGCGATGGAGGCCGGCATCCCGGTCATCAACGTCGACCGCGAGTTCTCGTCGACGTTCGCCGCCCGGGCCACCATCCTCGGTGACAACTACGGCATGGGCGTCAGCGCCGGAACGTACATCTGCGAGCAGGTGGGCGACAACCCCGACGCCGTGATCGCGGAGATCGCCGGCATCGACTCGCTGCCGCTCACGCAGGATCGCAGCCAGGGCTTCGCCGACGCCCTCGACGACTGCGGTCTCGAAGTGTCGAACCGGGTCGCCGCCGACTTCACCGTCGCCGGCGGCGAGGCCGTCACCTCGCAGCTGCTCTCGGCCGCTCCCCAGATCGACGCCCTCTGGAACCACGACGACGACCAGGGCCTCGGCGTGCTGGCCGCGATCGAGTCGGCCGGACGCGACGAGTTCATCATGGTCGGCGGCGCCGGCTCGAAGAACGCGATGGACCTGATCAAGTCGGGCGACAGCGTTCTCAAGGCCACGGTCATCTACCCGTCGACGCAGGCCGCCGACGGCATCCGCCTCGCCCGCCTCGTGGCACAGGGCAAGGCGCTCGGTGACCTCGTCGAGGTCGAGGTTCCCAGCCGCATCGTGCTGAACGCGCCGGTGGTCACCTCGGAGAACGTCGACAAGTACCTGCCGACCGCGTTCGAGTCCTAG
- a CDS encoding Gfo/Idh/MocA family protein: MVGHGFMGAAHSQGWRTAPRFFDLPLRPEMRVLVGRDSTAARAAAERWGWAESATDWRAVLERDDIDVIDIVTPGDSHAEIAIAALDAGKHVLCEKPLANTVEQAVSMADAAARAARRGVFAMVGFTYRRVPAATLARDLIAAGRIGEVRQVRASYLQDWLADAESPMTWRLDSARAGSGALGDIGAHAIDLAQFITGLRVASVSGTLQTLVGERPLLAESVGLSGTASSERGRVTVDDVALFTARFGGGVLGSFEASRFASGRKNALRVEVSGSTGAIAFDLEDLNALHVFDATAPIETQGFTRVLVTEPQHPYVAAWWPAGHLLGYEHGFSHQAKDFVEAIAAGEQPTPSFDDGLQVQRVLESVGASARSGSSWTDVEPNEKEERP, translated from the coding sequence ATGGTCGGCCACGGGTTCATGGGCGCCGCCCACTCCCAAGGCTGGCGCACGGCCCCCCGGTTCTTCGACCTGCCGCTGCGCCCCGAGATGCGGGTGCTCGTCGGCCGCGACTCTACGGCGGCCCGGGCGGCGGCCGAGCGGTGGGGCTGGGCCGAATCGGCCACCGACTGGCGCGCGGTGCTCGAGCGTGACGACATCGACGTGATCGACATCGTCACCCCCGGAGACTCCCACGCCGAGATCGCGATCGCCGCGCTCGACGCAGGCAAGCACGTGCTGTGCGAAAAGCCGCTGGCCAACACCGTCGAGCAAGCGGTGTCGATGGCGGATGCCGCGGCTCGCGCCGCCCGCCGCGGGGTGTTCGCGATGGTGGGGTTCACCTACCGCAGGGTGCCGGCCGCCACCCTCGCGCGCGACCTGATCGCGGCGGGCCGCATCGGCGAGGTGCGCCAGGTGCGCGCAAGCTACCTGCAGGACTGGCTCGCCGACGCCGAGTCCCCGATGACCTGGCGGCTCGATAGTGCGCGTGCCGGCTCGGGCGCGCTCGGGGATATCGGGGCCCACGCCATCGATCTCGCACAGTTCATCACCGGCCTTCGCGTCGCATCCGTATCGGGAACGCTGCAGACCCTGGTCGGCGAACGTCCGCTGCTCGCCGAATCCGTCGGTCTCTCCGGCACCGCGTCGAGCGAGCGCGGCCGGGTCACCGTCGACGACGTGGCCCTGTTCACGGCGCGTTTCGGCGGCGGCGTGCTCGGCAGCTTCGAGGCGAGCCGCTTCGCGTCCGGGCGCAAGAACGCGCTGCGCGTGGAGGTGTCGGGCTCGACCGGCGCGATCGCGTTCGACCTCGAAGACCTCAACGCACTGCACGTCTTCGACGCGACGGCGCCGATCGAGACGCAGGGGTTCACGCGGGTGCTGGTGACCGAACCGCAGCACCCCTACGTCGCCGCCTGGTGGCCGGCCGGTCACCTGCTCGGCTACGAGCACGGCTTCTCGCACCAGGCCAAAGACTTCGTCGAGGCGATCGCCGCCGGCGAGCAGCCCACACCGTCGTTCGACGACGGGCTGCAGGTACAACGCGTGCTCGAGTCGGTGGGCGCGAGTGCGCGCTCGGGCAGCTCGTGGACCGACGTGGAACCCAACGAGAAAGAGGAACGGCCATGA
- a CDS encoding sugar phosphate isomerase/epimerase family protein: MTRPITLFTGQWADLPFEEVVKLAAGWGYDGLEIACWGDHLDPWRWDEPGYIEGKLELLDRYGLKVWAISNHLKGQAVCDDPIDQRHRDILPDIVWGDGDPEGVRQRAATEMQHTARLAAKLGVKTVVGFTGSSIWKYVAMFPPVSQEAIDAGYQDFADRWNPILDVFDEVGVRFAHEVHPSEIAFDYWTTVRTLEAIGHREAFGLNWDPSHFVWQDLDPVSFIWDFKDRIYHVDCKDTKKRMVNGRNGRLGSLLAWADPRRGWDFVSTGHGDVPWEDSFRMLNTIGYDGPISVEWEDAGMDRLVGAPEALEFVKKFAFDAPDAAFDAAFSSR, translated from the coding sequence ATGACCCGACCCATCACGCTCTTCACCGGCCAGTGGGCCGACCTGCCGTTCGAAGAGGTCGTCAAGCTCGCCGCCGGGTGGGGTTACGACGGGCTCGAGATCGCCTGCTGGGGCGACCACCTCGACCCGTGGCGCTGGGACGAACCCGGCTATATCGAGGGCAAGCTGGAACTGCTCGACCGCTACGGCCTGAAGGTCTGGGCGATCTCGAACCACCTCAAGGGACAGGCGGTGTGCGACGACCCGATCGACCAGCGCCACCGCGACATCCTGCCCGACATCGTCTGGGGCGACGGGGACCCGGAGGGCGTGCGCCAGCGGGCCGCCACCGAGATGCAGCACACGGCGCGGTTGGCGGCGAAGCTCGGGGTGAAGACCGTGGTGGGGTTCACGGGCTCGTCGATCTGGAAGTACGTGGCGATGTTCCCGCCCGTGTCGCAGGAGGCGATCGACGCCGGCTACCAGGACTTCGCCGACCGCTGGAACCCCATTCTCGACGTGTTCGACGAGGTGGGCGTGCGGTTCGCGCACGAGGTGCACCCGAGCGAGATCGCCTTCGACTACTGGACGACGGTGCGCACGCTCGAGGCCATCGGGCACCGCGAGGCCTTCGGGCTCAACTGGGATCCGAGCCACTTCGTCTGGCAGGACCTCGACCCGGTGAGCTTCATCTGGGATTTCAAAGACCGCATCTACCACGTCGACTGCAAAGACACGAAGAAGCGCATGGTCAACGGGCGCAACGGCCGGCTCGGTTCGCTGCTGGCCTGGGCGGATCCGCGCCGCGGCTGGGACTTCGTCTCCACCGGGCACGGCGACGTGCCGTGGGAGGACAGCTTCCGCATGCTCAACACGATCGGGTACGACGGGCCGATCTCGGTCGAGTGGGAGGACGCCGGCATGGACAGGCTGGTCGGCGCCCCCGAGGCCCTCGAGTTCGTGAAGAAGTTCGCGTTCGATGCCCCGGATGCGGCGTTCGATGCGGCTTTCAGCTCGCGCTGA